A window of the Synechococcus sp. JA-3-3Ab genome harbors these coding sequences:
- a CDS encoding helix-turn-helix domain-containing protein has protein sequence MESNLNQHPPSANLIGERVRWVREKLQLTQDQLAGRLAKYGVQLDYVKIGQVEKGKRRVIDKELVAFAKALGVSVTWLLSGDESHL, from the coding sequence ATGGAGTCTAACCTCAACCAGCACCCTCCATCGGCCAACTTGATCGGAGAGCGGGTGCGCTGGGTAAGGGAGAAGCTGCAACTGACCCAAGATCAACTGGCGGGTCGCCTGGCTAAGTACGGCGTGCAGTTGGACTACGTCAAGATCGGCCAGGTGGAAAAGGGCAAACGGCGCGTCATCGACAAAGAGCTGGTGGCTTTTGCCAAGGCGCTGGGTGTCTCGGTTACCTGGCTGCTGAGCGGCGACGAATCTCACCTGTAG
- a CDS encoding RNA-guided endonuclease InsQ/TnpB family protein — protein MIITYEYRILPSDDQAALMTEWLELLRRQWNDALGQRLDWLTATCCPIDRCSLVSCPLPVSEAPLEPNYYRQAGSLKQIKQLFPAYRGIYAEVLQQNLMRLDKAWKAWQVPDSTGKRRGRPRFKKAGELRSFTFPRINCPKAGAHLEGETLRLSKIGSMPVVLHRPLPEGFVPKTCTVVRKADGWYVCITLEDKSVPSPEPVPIKKAVGIDVGLDRFLTTSDGEVVPIPRYYRQAQKHLARQQRQLSRKVKGSANWKKQATKVACLQLHVARQRKAFHYQVAHWLVGQYDLLVVEDLNVRGLARTRLAKSILDAAWGRFLDILTAVAVKRGKQVLRVDPRGTSQNCCVCEERVPKTLSERVHDCPRCGSWDRDLNAAIEILKRGLRAVGLPLSGCGGSWFTSPLKQQLREVILGSSRLQPVRA, from the coding sequence ATGATTATCACCTACGAGTACCGGATCCTGCCCAGCGACGACCAAGCCGCTCTGATGACCGAGTGGCTGGAATTGTTGCGGCGGCAGTGGAACGACGCTCTGGGGCAGAGACTAGACTGGCTGACCGCAACCTGTTGCCCAATTGACCGTTGCAGTCTTGTCTCTTGTCCGTTGCCTGTGTCAGAAGCTCCGCTGGAGCCGAATTATTATCGGCAGGCCGGATCCCTCAAACAAATCAAGCAACTGTTCCCGGCCTACCGGGGCATTTACGCCGAGGTGCTGCAGCAAAACTTGATGCGGCTGGACAAGGCGTGGAAAGCGTGGCAGGTGCCGGATAGCACAGGCAAGCGGCGGGGGCGGCCCCGCTTCAAAAAAGCGGGGGAGTTGAGATCCTTCACATTCCCCCGCATCAATTGCCCCAAGGCGGGAGCGCATCTGGAAGGGGAGACTCTGCGGCTGAGCAAGATTGGCTCGATGCCTGTGGTGCTGCACCGCCCCTTACCAGAGGGGTTCGTGCCCAAAACCTGCACAGTGGTGCGCAAGGCCGATGGGTGGTATGTCTGCATCACCTTGGAGGACAAAAGCGTCCCTTCCCCAGAGCCTGTGCCGATCAAAAAGGCGGTGGGCATTGATGTGGGATTGGATAGGTTTCTCACCACCAGCGATGGGGAGGTGGTGCCTATCCCGCGGTACTACCGCCAAGCTCAAAAGCACTTGGCCCGACAGCAGCGGCAACTGAGCCGCAAGGTGAAGGGGTCCGCCAACTGGAAGAAACAGGCCACGAAAGTTGCTTGTTTGCAGTTGCACGTTGCCCGACAACGCAAAGCGTTCCACTACCAAGTGGCGCACTGGCTGGTGGGGCAATACGACCTGTTGGTGGTGGAGGATCTCAACGTCCGAGGGCTGGCACGGACTCGGTTGGCTAAATCGATTTTGGATGCGGCCTGGGGACGATTTCTTGACATTCTGACAGCAGTGGCGGTCAAACGCGGCAAACAGGTGTTGAGAGTGGATCCCCGTGGTACGTCCCAAAATTGTTGTGTTTGTGAGGAGCGTGTTCCCAAGACCTTGTCGGAACGGGTGCATGATTGCCCCCGTTGCGGGTCGTGGGACAGAGACTTGAACGCTGCTATCGAGATTTTGAAGCGAGGACTCAGGGCGGTGGGACTGCCGCTCTCTGGCTGTGGAGGATCCTGGTTTACCAGTCCGTTGAAGCAGCAACTCCGGGAAGTGATTCTCGGAAGCTCCCGTCTACAGCCCGTCAGGGCTTAG
- a CDS encoding RpoD/SigA family RNA polymerase sigma factor produces MTFSPHLAVVFSRPHPENIASSRQELDDLWLEAESASQDPAAEADLEPGASGLRLNEDAVDHYLNTIGRVPRIDHAEEIELSRKIQQKLLIDQARREWRQQWGQDPSDEELAAALQIPVSTLRSRIRQGEQAQRKLINANLRLVVSVAKKYLNRGVPFLDLIQEGNMGLIRATEKFNAERGFRFSTYAHWWIRQGITRCIANQARTIRLPVHMVDKVRLLKRTNRELMKARGRRPTEAELAEALGIKVKKLRMIQQAAALPLSLDVPVGQEGESRLGDLLPDERQEQPFEEILVQSLRQDVRSAMQALKPIERQVLELRYGLDGQRARTLREVGDHFNLTRERIRQIERDALRKLRLGHPSRALAQYIR; encoded by the coding sequence GTGACGTTTTCTCCTCACTTGGCCGTGGTTTTCTCTCGTCCTCATCCTGAAAACATTGCCTCGTCCCGCCAGGAGCTCGACGATCTCTGGCTTGAGGCCGAGTCTGCCTCTCAGGATCCGGCTGCAGAGGCCGACCTAGAGCCGGGCGCCAGCGGGTTGCGGCTGAATGAAGACGCCGTCGATCACTACTTGAATACAATTGGTCGGGTGCCCCGCATCGATCACGCGGAGGAGATCGAGCTGTCGCGCAAAATTCAGCAGAAGCTGCTCATCGATCAGGCCCGCAGGGAATGGCGGCAACAGTGGGGGCAGGATCCCAGCGATGAGGAACTGGCAGCAGCCCTGCAGATTCCTGTGTCTACCCTGCGCTCCCGCATCCGCCAAGGGGAACAGGCTCAGCGCAAGCTAATCAACGCCAACCTGCGCCTGGTGGTCAGTGTGGCCAAGAAGTACCTCAACCGGGGGGTGCCCTTTTTGGACTTGATCCAAGAGGGCAACATGGGTCTTATTCGGGCCACTGAGAAATTCAATGCCGAACGAGGTTTTCGCTTCAGCACCTATGCCCACTGGTGGATTCGCCAGGGCATTACCCGCTGCATTGCCAACCAAGCCCGGACGATTCGCCTGCCGGTGCATATGGTGGACAAAGTGCGTCTGCTCAAGCGCACCAACCGCGAGCTGATGAAAGCCCGAGGGCGACGGCCCACAGAAGCCGAACTGGCGGAGGCGCTGGGCATCAAGGTTAAGAAGTTGCGCATGATCCAGCAGGCTGCCGCTTTGCCCCTGTCGTTGGATGTGCCGGTTGGCCAGGAAGGGGAAAGCCGCCTGGGGGATTTGCTGCCGGATGAGCGGCAGGAGCAACCCTTTGAAGAGATCCTCGTGCAATCTCTGCGGCAAGATGTGCGTTCTGCCATGCAGGCCCTGAAGCCCATCGAGAGGCAGGTGCTGGAGCTGCGCTATGGGCTGGATGGGCAAAGGGCGAGAACTCTGCGAGAAGTCGGGGATCACTTTAACTTAACGCGGGAGCGGATTCGCCAGATCGAGCGGGATGCTCTGCGCAAGCTGCGCCTAGGCCATCCTTCGCGGGCTTTGGCCCAGTACATTCGCTAG
- the rph gene encoding ribonuclease PH has product MSWQRPDGRTAAQLRPISFQRHFTRYAPGSVLVKFGDTHVLCTASVAEEVPPFLQNTGQGWLTAEYRMLPTATQQRQPRETLKVSGRTAEIQRLIGRSLRAALDFHKLGSRTITVDADVLQADGSTRTAAITGGYVALHDAITWLYKQGLLDPAQGSPLRQQVAALSVGIVRGEVLVDLCYEEDSQAEVDMNIVMNEQGALIEIQGTAEAGCFDRSQLLQMLDMAQAGIQELLRAQRETLNL; this is encoded by the coding sequence ATGAGCTGGCAACGCCCCGATGGTCGCACGGCTGCCCAATTGCGCCCGATTTCCTTTCAGCGCCACTTCACCCGCTACGCTCCGGGCTCAGTGCTGGTGAAGTTTGGCGATACCCATGTCCTCTGCACCGCCAGTGTGGCCGAAGAAGTCCCCCCCTTTTTGCAGAACACCGGCCAAGGCTGGCTGACAGCGGAGTACCGCATGCTGCCCACCGCCACCCAACAGCGCCAGCCGCGAGAGACGCTAAAAGTCTCAGGCCGCACCGCCGAGATCCAACGGCTCATCGGGCGTAGCCTGCGCGCCGCCTTGGATTTCCACAAGCTGGGATCCCGCACCATCACTGTCGATGCCGACGTCCTGCAGGCCGATGGCAGCACGCGCACCGCCGCCATCACCGGTGGCTATGTGGCCCTGCACGACGCCATCACTTGGCTTTACAAACAGGGGCTGCTGGATCCGGCGCAGGGATCCCCCTTGCGGCAGCAGGTGGCAGCCCTTTCGGTGGGGATCGTGCGAGGCGAGGTGCTGGTGGATTTGTGCTACGAGGAGGACAGCCAAGCGGAAGTGGACATGAACATTGTCATGAACGAGCAGGGAGCCTTGATCGAGATTCAGGGCACCGCCGAAGCCGGCTGCTTCGACCGCTCGCAACTGTTGCAAATGTTGGATATGGCCCAGGCCGGCATCCAAGAATTGCTCCGGGCCCAGCGAGAGACTCTAAACTTGTAG
- a CDS encoding IS630-like element ISSoc15 family transposase (programmed frameshift), with protein sequence MPTHSLDLRQRVVAAYQAGNTSIRQVAKRFMVTKRTVHRWVRQYQQTQDLAPKKAGTKRVGILEQHRQEVMAIITEHPDFYLWQYQELLRERLGINVSIVTIHNFLKKQGMTPKKKTYRSAKVKEEEVQRERLAYSQEVRNIPAEDLIAIDQTAVWEGMERRVSRSLRGQRAYHYRQRYKGEKYTVIGAISLRGVVGCRVIKGGMKKGDFLEFLRSELCPKLDARKVVIMDNLNIHKSREVEELIRGTGARILYLPVYAPELNPIEMMWSVLKHFIRQLCRIGKYSMEQIVKTSLLLINPSSFRSWFAKCCYCTP encoded by the exons ATGCCGACTCATTCTTTGGATTTGCGGCAAAGAGTTGTAGCAGCCTACCAGGCAGGTAACACCTCCATCCGCCAGGTAGCTAAACGCTTCATGGTTACCAAAAGAACAGTACACCGCTGGGTGCGACAGTACCAACAAACTCAAGATTTAGCTCCTAAGAAAGCAGGCACCAAGCGAGTGGGCATTTTGGAACAACATCGGCAGGAAGTGATGGCAATTATTACAGAACACCCAGACTTCTACCTGTGGCAGTATCAAGAACTGTTGCGCGAGCGCTTAGGAATCAATGTAAGCATCGTCACGATACATAATTTCTTGAAAAAGCAAGGAATGACTC CTAAAAAAAAGACCTACCGCAGTGCAAAAGTCAAAGAAGAGGAGGTGCAAAGGGAACGACTAGCTTATAGTCAAGAAGTCAGGAATATTCCAGCGGAGGATTTGATTGCCATCGACCAGACGGCAGTCTGGGAGGGAATGGAGCGGAGAGTATCTCGGAGTTTACGTGGTCAAAGGGCTTATCATTATCGTCAGAGATACAAGGGTGAAAAGTATACGGTTATTGGAGCTATTTCCTTGAGAGGTGTAGTTGGCTGTCGTGTCATCAAGGGTGGGATGAAGAAAGGAGACTTTTTGGAGTTTTTGAGAAGCGAGCTATGTCCGAAGCTAGATGCGAGGAAGGTTGTGATTATGGACAATTTAAATATCCACAAGAGTCGGGAAGTTGAGGAATTGATTAGGGGTACAGGAGCACGAATCCTATACCTGCCTGTGTATGCGCCGGAGTTGAATCCCATTGAGATGATGTGGTCGGTGTTGAAGCATTTTATTCGGCAGCTTTGCAGAATTGGGAAATATAGCATGGAGCAGATAGTGAAGACTTCTTTACTACTGATCAATCCATCCTCCTTCCGAAGTTGGTTTGCTAAGTGCTGCTATTGTACCCCTTGA
- a CDS encoding diacylglycerol/polyprenol kinase family protein, giving the protein MGLTQQLACYALWLASVFAFAEWLRSRQVDGEWVRKVVHIGVGNIILLAWALQVPRWLGVGFSLVFAGLALLSYRVAILPSLNGVGRRSFGTFFYAVSIGLLLYWFWLPQRQVFAVIGILVMTWADALAGLVGKTWGKHLYQLGSLQKSWEGSLTMWAVSSLVIAALLLGYFGFSPSLLAISLLVGGLAMGLEVFSWWGLDNLTVPLASAGLCFALLQLLDELYL; this is encoded by the coding sequence ATGGGCCTGACCCAGCAGCTTGCTTGCTACGCTCTCTGGCTGGCCTCCGTATTTGCCTTTGCGGAATGGCTGCGCTCCCGACAGGTGGATGGGGAATGGGTGCGCAAAGTCGTCCATATCGGTGTGGGCAATATCATTCTGCTGGCCTGGGCCTTGCAGGTGCCCCGCTGGCTTGGGGTGGGGTTTTCCTTGGTGTTTGCCGGCCTGGCGCTGCTCTCCTACCGGGTGGCTATTTTGCCTAGCTTGAATGGGGTCGGGCGGCGTAGCTTCGGCACTTTCTTCTATGCTGTCAGCATTGGCCTGTTGCTGTATTGGTTTTGGCTGCCGCAGCGACAGGTATTCGCGGTGATTGGCATTTTGGTGATGACCTGGGCCGATGCGCTGGCGGGCTTGGTGGGCAAAACTTGGGGCAAGCACCTCTATCAACTGGGATCCCTTCAAAAAAGTTGGGAGGGATCCCTGACCATGTGGGCAGTGAGCAGCTTGGTGATTGCGGCGCTGCTGCTGGGGTACTTCGGCTTTTCTCCCTCCTTGCTCGCCATCAGCCTCTTGGTGGGAGGCCTGGCCATGGGCCTAGAGGTCTTCTCTTGGTGGGGGCTGGATAACCTGACCGTGCCTTTGGCCAGCGCCGGGCTCTGCTTTGCCCTGCTGCAGCTTCTGGACGAACTGTACCTGTAG
- a CDS encoding folate/biopterin family MFS transporter has protein sequence MLHLLLQQLRRSTLDPLQEICWTPELIGILLVYFVQGAVGLARLATSFYLKDSLGLGPAQTAALMGFAVIPWTLKPLYGLLSDTLPLAGYRRRPYLLLSGLLGCGAWLGMALWAPTAELAMLWMVLGSLAVAVGDVIVDSLVVERVHGSDWAGTGTLQSLSWGATALGSLLTAYAGGALLAHYPPQVVFGLTALLPLLIALAAWVIVDQPVACSFGWDPLRQQVGQVWRALRQPSILLPVLFVFIWQATPSADVALFYFFTSDLGFGPGFLGQVRLVTSVASLVGVAIFQVYLRRIPLRPLFGWMTVLSAGLGLTSLILVYHLNRAWGIDDHWFSLGDSLVLTVAGQIAFMPVLVLAARLCPPGIEATLFALLMSAFNLAGFLSQELGSLLMHALGVTESDFSHLGLLLLLTNLSTLLPLPLLGWVPEGGADLEAEAHASLEAFLQEVRAEEAEAGMEAIPLGQTDITYS, from the coding sequence ATGCTTCACCTCCTGCTGCAACAGCTGCGCCGATCCACTTTGGATCCCCTGCAAGAGATCTGCTGGACGCCGGAACTGATCGGGATCCTGCTGGTGTACTTTGTGCAGGGGGCGGTGGGGCTGGCGCGGCTGGCCACCAGTTTTTACTTGAAGGATAGCCTGGGCCTGGGGCCGGCGCAGACGGCGGCGCTGATGGGCTTTGCCGTCATTCCCTGGACCCTCAAGCCTCTTTACGGCCTCCTCTCCGATACGCTGCCGCTGGCAGGCTACCGCCGCCGTCCCTACCTCTTGCTCTCCGGGCTGCTGGGGTGTGGGGCTTGGCTAGGGATGGCCCTGTGGGCGCCAACGGCTGAGTTGGCGATGCTGTGGATGGTTTTGGGATCCCTGGCGGTGGCGGTGGGGGATGTCATTGTGGATTCGCTGGTGGTGGAGCGGGTTCACGGCAGCGACTGGGCGGGGACGGGCACGCTGCAGTCTTTGTCCTGGGGGGCGACGGCGCTGGGATCTCTGCTCACGGCCTATGCCGGAGGGGCACTCCTAGCCCACTATCCCCCCCAGGTGGTGTTTGGGCTGACGGCCTTGTTGCCGCTGCTGATCGCCCTGGCGGCTTGGGTGATTGTGGATCAGCCGGTGGCCTGCTCCTTTGGCTGGGATCCCTTGCGGCAGCAGGTGGGACAGGTGTGGCGGGCGCTGCGGCAACCCAGCATTCTCTTGCCGGTGTTGTTTGTCTTTATCTGGCAGGCAACCCCCAGCGCCGACGTGGCCCTGTTTTATTTTTTTACCAGCGATCTCGGCTTTGGGCCGGGGTTTTTAGGCCAGGTGCGGCTGGTTACCAGCGTCGCCAGCTTGGTGGGGGTGGCGATCTTTCAGGTGTATCTGCGGCGGATCCCGCTGCGGCCTCTATTTGGCTGGATGACGGTTCTCTCGGCAGGGCTGGGCCTAACCAGCCTCATTTTGGTCTATCACCTCAACCGGGCCTGGGGCATCGACGATCACTGGTTTAGTCTGGGGGATAGCCTGGTGCTGACGGTGGCAGGGCAGATTGCCTTTATGCCGGTGTTGGTCTTGGCTGCCCGCCTCTGCCCGCCGGGAATCGAAGCTACCCTCTTCGCCTTGCTGATGTCGGCTTTTAACCTGGCGGGGTTTCTCTCTCAAGAGTTGGGATCCCTGCTCATGCACGCGCTGGGGGTAACCGAGAGCGATTTCAGCCATCTGGGGCTGCTGCTGCTATTGACCAACCTGTCCACCCTCTTGCCCCTGCCGCTTTTGGGCTGGGTGCCGGAAGGGGGAGCAGATCTGGAGGCGGAAGCCCACGCTTCTCTCGAAGCCTTTTTGCAGGAGGTGCGCGCGGAAGAGGCCGAGGCAGGGATGGAGGCAATCCCTTTGGGACAGACGGACATCACCTATTCTTGA